One Arachis hypogaea cultivar Tifrunner chromosome 18, arahy.Tifrunner.gnm2.J5K5, whole genome shotgun sequence genomic window, GATTTGGTATGCAACCGAGTGGTCCAACACCTGCCAGCAAGAACTTTCTCAGCCCCAAATCATGCAGACGCTGCAGAATAGTAGCACCTTCCATGTGTTAAGATTAAGCAATAAATGTAGAACAGATTATAGACACTGTTTTGATAGTTTCTGTTATATCTCCTAGCATCTCTCTTAATTACTCTGTTAGTTCGTATAATTTcactaaattttcaattaagcCATTATAATTTAATCCCTATACTAGATAAAATTTTAGTTATGTCCTTACTAGTAGTTATCTTATATtatagagtaaactaccatttctacccacgaaagttgaaaacgctgacatatctacccataaaagaaggaaattaccatttgtgcccatgaaatatgggttccgcacaacaaaattatccaaacactaaaaaattacttaaaatccctaaattacccttatcttcaccaccacttttctaatctcaaatcccacTACCACCCAAACTTTTCTTCACCACCACTCTCATCCCCAACTACCACCATCATTGCCGCCATCCAAAATCGGCAAGCTTCCTAGACGACCTCCCTCCAAATAATCTCCGCTCTCTTGGCCCTCCGTTCCTCCTCCCTCAGCGATGCAATCACCCAAACGCGCACTGTCGTCACCGCGGTAGCCGCAGCCGTATCCGTCTCCCCACGCCTCCAGCTGCGCGCCCTATAACTCTCCGTCAGCGTGTCCCTCGACCGCCTCTCCTCCTCCAAACCCTCATCGACCTCCTCTACTGCCGATGACGACGGACCTCTGGTGTCGAACTCCCTCATGGCGGCCATAAAATGCTCCCAGGAGAACCAACGGATTGGGATCTGTATCCTATGACCGTCACATCTGCTACCCCTTCAATGGAAGGACTCTACCCTAAATCCAGGTgcgtctctttcttttctttgggttacagcaagacatggttgaagtttGTACTTGTTCTGTGTTTGGTTGAAATAATCGTTGTTTCTGGAATGTTCCTCGGAGGCACGGGAAGTATTTTGAGTGATAGTagtggttagggtttagggtggtgGTGAGGAAGAGTTTCGGTGGTGGGTTTGGGATTGAAAAAGTGGTGGTGTGGAGTAAGTGGTAGTGGTAGGGAATTtggaaatttcaaataatttttttggatttggatAGTTTTGTTAGCAAAAGTTTAtgtttcatgggtacaaatggtaattttcttcttctatGAGTAGATATATCAGCGTTTTCAAATTTtgtgggtacaaatggtagtttactctatattatatataatcttAGAATATTCGCTTCTAGAATATTACACAATTGATCCTACATTgaatataaaaacaaatattcCAAGAACATTTCAAACTCTTTTAACAAAATGATTAGCAAGGACCTaattaacgtttttttttttcaagaagatGCATTGGAAAATTTACCTGAATCTGAGTTTTGTATTGCTGTATGAGTATATCAGCATATGTTTTTGGGTCGTAGAGGAAGCTTGATGAATATAGTCCTGACAAGAGATAGTTGTTTATGTAGTCATTGCTTCCATGATTCACTATTGCCAATGACTTCGCCAAATACTGACTCAAATTCATGTCATCCATTGTTGTCTTCAGCTGGGTTACGGTTGTTTGAAAATTCTGCACCTGCTGGTTGAAGGTAATGCGTGCTCCCTGTGTCGTTTAATCCGTTAGTTAAAATCTGGACATACAGGAATATACACTCTCGTATGAAATTTTTAGATTGCAACATTACAGGGGTGAGTGAGTGGGAGAGTAAAAATGTGTTTACATAGATCTGAAAATTTTAGATGCTATGTTTTTTCCCCCATGTTATTTCTGTTTTACTTGTAAGTGACCCGTTCATAAATAAATGTGATCACGAGATGTGAGAATTTCACATAAAATACATTTTCAAAGAGGTGGTTATTCACCTGAAGATGTCTTTTATATGAAGATGATAACTGAAATGTGGACATATGTTATgtcaattaatttagttaaatacaTTAATAATCACTTGGATCTCAGCTGTCATCTTCACACGAAGACATCTTCATGTGAATAATCGCCtttcaaaaaataacaaaacTAATCAGTACAAAGATTACCAGATTTCTCCCCGTCTCATCGAGTATCCCGGCTGCAGCTGAAGCATAGTTTACTCCCCAGGTAATGTTCCTGCCTTGTATCTGAGCAGCTGCAAAAGATGGTAGATATGGATGGCCAAAGAATTCACCTGCAAAACTGTTTTATCAGCTCAAAGATACTCTATGATTTTggtaattacaaaaaaaaaggcaaaaagttATGTACCTAGCAGATCTACAAGCATTTTTCCATTTGAAAATCTCCCAGTTGGACCCCATGAAGTATCAATGCCATAAGGTACATAATTGGCCTTTGCAAAAGAGGCCAGGTAGTTGTTGTTCCCATTATCCACTAATGAATCACCAAACACAAACATAGCCGAAAATGGTGGCATCGGTGATCGTGTCGCGGTGGACACGTTGTTTACCGACACAGAAATCAAAAGCAGAGTCCAAAACGCAATCCATACCATTAGCGAACACACCATCTGTTTAGCTCTTTTAGTTTTTGATGCTTTGAAAACTAAATTGAATCAAGTTCTACTTATAAGGAAATAATGGATATGTATTTCTTGTGCTTCTCACATTTATTCTCTTTTTCTCCCATCTTCCTGCATATATTAGGCATTTTCAGTCATGACCATGCTATCTTACCATATATGGTGATCACTTTGGGGTCTTAATGGACACTGAATTATTGCCTTCACACTTCAGAAAACCCCTCACCAGCATGGAAAGTAACAAAAGAAGTTTATTTTGGTTACTCAAGGTGATGCTATATTCTGTCTTCGCACCATAATGAGCTGTATACTTATCAAGCATATATATTGATTGTGCATGTTTTTCGGGTATACATTAAATGTGCTTTAAGAATATGCAAGGAGTTGGGACTTTTTCGATTAAAAATATACATGTACTGCCACCGACAAAACTAAAGAGAGCCAAAACAACAAAGAAAACCTCATGCAACACAATCCATTCAGGGACAGACGGCCAAACATGACGCATGGGCTAGTTGCTTCACAAGGTGGTGCCGTATCCCATATAGCATGAAAAGCATttgcttttatattattatattattatatttagagTAAATTGGTAGTTTATTATATTTAGAGTCATTTTATtggattaattaaataatttatgggGAAAATGAACTAATTGAACAccctaataattaaaatacttggATAAACCTATGGATTGAGAAACTGGACATGGAACAAAAGTTCATGTGCAAATTGCAGGTTGTACCATGTCAGCACGTAGAACATGCATATTAACCATAGATATGCTAAAAGAATTCGTGTCAGTTTCTAATCAAGGAATAGGGTTGGAAGCTTCCGTTtacttgttatttatttattcatttatttatcttttacaccTATCTGGAATGACTTCTAACAAGCACAAATAAGGATGTAGTATTGTTCCAAAGGATATAATAATTAAGATTCATAATCCTTTATCAAATAAAGtttcaacaaaaaattatttacatattAATATAACCAagtaaaaaagaaatttaaatctTTCAAACTTGGCTTATCGAAATTCAGTAGAAATGGAAAAGATAGTTTTATATGATATTTATAGTTTGGTGTCCACAGGAACTGAAACTACAATGgcaacataaatacataatttcTACAAATGCTTGATGTTTACATTCAAGATACTAATCGATAAAAGATTActacattttatttttaagcataaTAGTTGTAAGAGATGTGTTATGTGTATATACATTGTATTTGATACTATGTCGACCATATCCTATTGGATGGGCTATGAACCCAAGCTAATTGGGGTCCACATTTCATCCAACGGTGAATGATGTGTGAGTCGACATGGTTCCCACACATCACATAATATGTAtccttaatatttttaaaaatggaaACGAAAGCTTGTTTAGTGATTAGGAAGTGAAAGTGTACCTGAATTTGGCATGGAAATTATAAATAGATAAATGGACATTGTTGCAAGTTGTTGAGTGTAGGACTTGAAATATAGGTTATAGGTTGAACTTGCATGCTTTACCAAAAATCCCGACAAGAACATGATCCCTTATTGAAATGATGGAACCGATTTCGGTCCCTAATAATGATATCTTTGTCAAAGATACCTgaaacatgcttcatgaaactatGACAGTCATAACAAATCCTAAGATTCTTGATAACCCTGATGGTCCTTCTATCCCTATGATAAAGAAGCAGATAAGCTACTGCCAGTTTCTCACTATGATAACCCAGAGAATGTTCTTTCTCCTCCTCTTGGATGTCATGCAGCACATTGGAGGTATTTTGGGTGTAACCTCCAACTTTCACAGTGTCTATAACTGAATCTAGAAACTTTGAAATCTCTTCCCATTGTGGATGAGAATTATCTCCTGATACAAACTCATGAACTGTTTGATCAACATGGAGCCAACTACAGCCAGGCTCCTTTGCAATCCTATTCTCCCTCATCGAATTCCTCAGCCCGGCCTTCTCAACCCATTTACCAACTCCGCCATAGGCGTTCGACAGAAGCACATAATCACCATCGTGATGGGGTTCCAGCTCAGTGATCCGCTCCTTGGCTTTCTCAGCCAATGCAAGATAGTTATGATTCACACAAGCCCCAAGCAGGGTCCTCCAAATAACAGAGTTTGGCTGGATTGGCATTTCCTCCACAAACTTAAAAGCCTCATCAAGCAATCCTGCTCGACCAAGGAGAT contains:
- the LOC112771945 gene encoding GDSL esterase/lipase At1g71250; translated protein: MVCSLMVWIAFWTLLLISVSVNNVSTATRSPMPPFSAMFVFGDSLVDNGNNNYLASFAKANYVPYGIDTSWGPTGRFSNGKMLVDLLGEFFGHPYLPSFAAAQIQGRNITWGVNYASAAAGILDETGRNLGARITFNQQVQNFQTTVTQLKTTMDDMNLSQYLAKSLAIVNHGSNDYINNYLLSGLYSSSFLYDPKTYADILIQQYKTQIQRLHDLGLRKFLLAGVGPLGCIPNQISKGLFPSGVCVDDVNAMVGIFNDRLRSLVDELNTQYSGSSIFVYGNTYAALTQIIQDPIAYGFVVTGRACCGVGSFQGRISCLPYSIPCRNRDQYVFWDVFHPSEAVNKILAQRAFNGSSSDCYPVNVSQMALLF